DNA from Antennarius striatus isolate MH-2024 chromosome 1, ASM4005453v1, whole genome shotgun sequence:
CTGTTCAGTCTGAGAGCAGGAGAAGTGTTAGTGAATATGTAATTTTCTGCTGtcctctgtttctgtgttcagCAGCGATCCAGAAGTTCGAAGACgaaaatttaatttagatcCACAATAAACAGCAATCAGTGATGCAGACTACATGAAACATATGTACGTTTCCACATCAAAACCACTTGCTGTTTTCACTTTTCAGTGAAGTTAGACTTTGCACCAGACCACGCTGAACAGCGTCTGTCTGTAGCCATTGAATATGTAGCCACAGCGTAATCACATGTTTGCGGTGGTTTGACTAAGTCCATGTACTAAAACAAACTTTAGCCAGAAGCTAAGAAACAAGGTTAATAAAGAATATCGGAATACGATTTCAATGGCAGTTAATGAAGAATAACACAAGTTGTCATGCTTTGTCCTGGAAAAACACTGATCGCAACTCAGTTTCATTAACTACTAATTCTTTAGCAGGAAGATTTGCAGTATTTAGGTGTAACCTAATTAAATGGTTTCTAGTAAGAGCTTAATACCACACCACAAGCCTTATTAACATAAAAGTGCCTCCATGTGAGGAATACATTACAACCTCTTTGGCTGACGGTTGTCCTCATGTTCACTTCACATATCCAGTCCtcacctcctgtctcctccaatagcaaacctccacctccctgtattTTCTATGGTAGTGGTGAATGATGGTGCCATCTGGTCTAGTGGGAAATTAGAGGCAAGAGCACAGGGGCAAATGGCCCCCAGCAAGCCTTGCCCAGGAGGGAGAGGCAGACAATCTGCTGCAGACGGTCTGTACACAGGAATGCACCATCCCACTTCACTGGAGCCCTACTGACGGCCTTCCTGGAGTCGGCTCACTGAAACATGCTAAAGGCGAGCGCTGCTCTGCCAGGCACTGCTGTGGAGGAGAGCTGCAGCGTGGCTATGCTGTCTTTATACAGAGTGTTGTCCTACTGGTTGGCCATCTATTACATGTCACTGTGATATGTCAGGTCTATTTTTGATTTCACAAGACCAATAAAGGCAACATTCTACATTTATATTGGTGTATTTGTCAAATTCTTATCCAACTTAGAGAAGTGCAGGAATATAAATCTGAATAGTTGAACTGCTGATACTTTGAGAAGCCTTGACAACAACCTGATCCTTTCACTCCCTAGTAATGGTTTCATGTAGCAGGCTTGAGGACAAAAGGCACTCATAGTATCTGACACACATATACGAAATACTGGATAAAATATTTAGTGTTGTGTTGTAGGTCATTTTAAGTTAACTGCAAGTAGTTGTTTCTAAAATGCCTTCTTGTCTGTGCCACTCCTCTGGTGATTCTCTATTGACAAAGGTCACATTTTgcaatgaacaaaaatatttttgcatttttgtattattcattgggtttttttttaaaaatgtattgagTATGGAAGCGATCTATTTTTTGTGTCTTCATGAAGGACATTTAGCTGTTTAAATATCATTGGacaaactatgagaatacatcaTGTGTGCGCTACCGTGATGGAAATGTTGCGCATTATGATTAACTGAAGGGTTTGATGCAATGACCTTGGTGAAACTGTACTTATCTGTGTTCACCTGCCTCTAAAGGACTTCCATCTGCTGTACGAGGAGGCACGCTATTACCAGCTGACCCCAATGATCAAGGAACTGGAGCGCTGGAAGCAAGAGCGTGAGCAGCGACGGTTGGCACAGCCCTGTGACTGCCTGGTGGTTCGGGTCACACCCGACCTGGGTGAAAGGATCGCATTGAGCGGGGAGAAGGTCCTCATCGAGGAGATCTTCCCTGAAACTGGAGATGTTATGTGTAACTCAGTCAATGCTGGCTGGAACCAGGACCCAACGCACGTCATCCGCTTCCCTCTCAATGGCTACTGCAGGCTCAACTCTGTCCAGGtagcacactgaacacacacacacggcacaTTTAAGACATACTAAACAACTCGTGCAAAATACTTCCAAAGTAActttataaaatcaaaatatttaacaatgctgattttttttttttgtcatgttcaGGACTGAAGCAACGCAACATCGCTTTCACCACGtatattgtataaatgtgtaTTATTTTCTAACGCTGTGTTGCTTATGCAAGTGTCATTTACTTTAACTTGGTTAAACCTGAGTTCAAAATACATTAATTCATGAATACGTCTAATCAGATAAGTCCATGACACAATAGTACTAAAAAATTTAATGTTTCCTGATATAAAAGGTATAGTAGTCATTTTTCTGCATCTGTTAAAAGATTGAGTTGATACTGCAGGTCTTTCAGGGCATCGCTCCCGTCTTTGTGGGGTTAACCATAGGACACGGATTATACAGAGACTTTGCGTACACTCCACATGATGCCACAGTGGTGACATTTCTTTACCTATATTTATCCAGCAAAAGGTTTTGCTGAGCAGGCGACTCATTTTTCACCTCCGCCTGTcaacacattcatacacactTAAACtcctttttgtatttgtatcgCACAACAACCGCAGAGTGTTTTGTGGCAGCTGTAAAGCCCCATTAATGTTACTGAGCTTTAGTATTTTCTAAGGAAAATTTGTCTCTCTCTTGTTCATTCTTGCAGTTTTCActttctattttaaatttacTAGTCAGTATAGAGGTGGAAATATACCACAGGTCACAGTAGAATCCCATCTAGATGATTTGCTTTGAGGTACTTAGCTTGATTTGTAGTATTTAATATTGCATTGGGAACTGTAGAGATTGTATTGTGTTTTCACCATTTGAGAAACTAGCCACTCAAATGCAGCTACATTCTGTTATTTGTATGTCAAGAAATTACTAGTAACAACAAGGTACACATAGTGTGTTTACTGTAACAGTAATTTCTCTTACAGCTTCCAGGAGTTGTTTGTGGTTGTAGCTTGATGTGAAATCTGGTGTGAGCCCGGTCAGCATTCTTTCATATGTTGCTGCTCATTAGCTTTTCATTGCACTGACACTGCTTTGTTTCACCGATGAGGTAGCCTGACTGGGATGTGCAATctcctggtgtgtgtggtgaagGAGTAAGATGTTAAAAACAACTTCAGAAAACTAGTTTTACAGTTGTGTTACCCAGAGAGGTCTGTGAGAGGGAGAGCAGGGGAAAACATAACAGCCTCACACCACAGGCTCGATATAACACTTCAGTGCCCACAGCCATCATGCACAGCCCAGCGCATAGAGAAGCCTTCCACCCTCCAGTACTCTGAGGGCGCCTCTCAGAGGCAGGCTAGTGCACTCTgacacctccacctccctcctGCCAGTGTGAGAGACCACCTCCAGGGAGGAGAGCCTAGCAAGCGGGACAAAGCGCATGTGGACTGCGGACATGTTTTCCTGTGAAACGATGAAAAAGAGGAATGGAAAAGGGGGAGAAATGATATGCATAATTTACGCTTTACTCCTTTTTAAGACACAgctccttttttaaaaagactccAATATAACACTGCTCAAGGCAATTGAAATACAcgtattgcattttttaatACCATACTTACAATTTCTCAAACAGCCTAAACCGGTTTATACTTCTTTTATAGATTTTTAAATGACTTGCAATATAATTAATTGGCCGCATCAACTAACACAACATTTTCCCACTCTGTTTGCCAGTGAGACTGGTTATGGAATCTAAGCGCATCTGACTAACATGGTCTGAAAGGAGCTTTAATCGTTAAGGTATTCATCGGGCCTCTCCTCTTGAAGGTGAGGCAAGCTGAAATCCTCTTTTCAGACAAACTGCCAACAGAGAGAGGGGCTAGATTTTCAAGGTTTCCGGTATGAAATGCTCCAAAAAGCGACGCAGTATGACCTCCTTTCTGTTAAGGTGGCATTAGTTGTGGCTTCAGGCTCCTTTTTTGGTCTCATGCTGGCCCCTTGAAGAGATGAAAATATGCAAAATTCATAAAATGATCAGCAGAAAGACAATcagatgctcacacacacacatatgcaagcACAGAAGACGGGGCCCGGCTCATTGAGTCGATTTAGCTGAGGACATGCGGAGCAGATGGAGGTGTTTTTTGGTGTAAGAGGAGATTTTTCTAAACAACTTACTCATTCTGTCCTCTCTCATTGTTGCGTGAAGGTATGAGGAGGTTAGGAAAATAATCCTTGTCTTACCCGCCAGACAATGAGCCTCTGATCTGATTTCAGTCCTGGACCCCAGtgcaggagaacacacacacaaccacaccctgcccacagaggaagaagaaaggaggggAACGGGGCAGATGTAGCGATGTCTGGAACATAGTATTTATGGCTGGACTGGTTTCTGAGTTGAACTTTTAAATGCCCATTGTTTTCAATTTATTATATGTCACTGGTAGAATTCATTTCAGTACCAAATGATTTTTATTGAAGCTCAGGTACTTGTTGCTGTCTTGCCCAAGGCTGGAATCTGCTAGACCATGTGGCACACTGGCCAAAATGAGATATGACATTTTTCACCACTTAACTCTACAATGAGCAGGATAATAGagttatttagttgtttttcaCTTAAGGTCAGCAAAATTGAAATATCTAATTCAATTACTCTTTGATATTCAAAGCATTTCCTccttttaaagcacattttccAAAGTATCAGATTtctaatatattattatatcatcatttatttacattttggaataatataataccatgtgtgtctgtctacaGACATTGTGAAGGAAAGTCttacagtattaaaatgtaCACTGTAAATTTGGCCCCTCCTTTCATCCTTCAACTTGTGTTTTCAAATGTGAGAGTAGGAGAATAAACAACTCCACATTGGCAAGTGATTCCCCATGAAGTCATGAATGGAATTTAGAGAATAATACAAACCACCTGTGCTGTGATGTCCGTCCAGCGGAGAGGAACAGAGAGCAGCAAAGGCATTTAGTGGAGGGAAAACATTTAGCCAAAGAAGCgcagaggcacacacacacgcacgcacgcacacacacacacacacacacacacacacacacacacacacacacacacacacacacacgtacgtcCCAGTGCTGGAGCccttcttcctgctgctccaTACATCACCATGATGAAGCACTCAGATCAGACCAGAGCCAATCCGTCCTTCATCAATGTGACAGCAGAGGCAGTCTCAGAGAAGGGCCTCCTGTCCCCCAACTGCTCAGGCTGAGAACGCAACATGTCGCAACACTCTCTTACATGTCACTCTGCCACTCCATCAATCCTGTgctgagagaaaaaagaaaaagtatagCTCATCAGATCAGAAAAGGCCACACAAACGCTTCACGCCGACCTCCTCTGTGGCAGCACAAGACACACCACTATGTTTAGGGCCTCTTTGTGCTTCCTGTGTGGATTAGTGGGTAGAACACTGCACTTGGCACTCATGCAGCACATTAACCTGCAGTTTGGAGGAAGATGTTTCTAGTTGGTAAGAGGAGAAAGTTTTTGTTGGATTTAGGATGGTCAGGTTGTGGAAAGTGTTTCTTTTGAGAGTGATGTAAAAAAGCAACATCGAAAAAGGAGTTATGACACACCTGGAGGGAAAAAGAATGACCAGAAGGAAAATCCTTGAGGGTTGAATGTGAAGCAAGTGGACATCTGTGTCAAGTTTCatgatgtttcacctctcatccaagaggcttcttcaatTCCAAGATTGATATTTAAAAATTGAAGGATTACGATTACCTGGATAAATGAATATCTGtaacaacagaaagaaagaaaaacataccAATGACAcagattcattaaaaaaaagtagactTTCTCTGAATTCGAATCAATTTGAATGCAAACCCAGAAACTGCCTCTGTTAAAGTATCAGTTCCTCTGtgagtttttaatgtcaaaatcAAAACTTTAGAACTACTATTTAGAatgaatgtcatttaaaattacagttttatatatatatatatatatatatatatatatatatatatatatatatatatatagagagagagagagagagagagagagagagagagttatatttatatatatatatatatatttatatatatatatatgcagtatatatattcAATacgtacaaacacacatagacacacatatggacaatttggaactgaaCAATTCACCTGAAATGTATATTTTTGGAGATGAGAGGAAGCCGGTGAACCCGGAGTGAACACACTcaagacacggggagaacaggCACACTCCTTACAGAAAgcacttgaacccggaacctcCTAGCTGTGGgatgacagcactacccactacCACCTGGACTCAtactatttaaataaatgttcagcCAAGATCTACTACGTCTAGATAATGTGCCAAAAATGCTATCAGAATATATCACActgtcaaaatgtgtttgttgttcGCATTTCCCAAAAAAGCTGGCAGATGGCTCAGAGAATTAGAAAGAGTTGGAGCTTCTTGGCTGCCAGATGCTTGTAGAGGATACGATGTAGAGACTGCAGTTAGCGCTACTTGTCACATATTAAAGATTGTGCATAGTTAAACAAGAGCAACCGCCAGAGTGGAGCGCCCGTCACATACAACGTTGTGTCTTACGTGTCAATCAACTCTGGGCCATGAATCATGAGCAGCAAGTGTCTACCAGAACCTCTGGAGAGgccttgtatgtgtgtgtgagtgagtgtgtgcgcggGCTTTCCGTGGTCATCAATATTACATTGTGCTCTGGTTTCCAGCACTGAGACTCCTTCACTTTGATTCCTGCCGTTTTCTCTGATGGAAATATACGTTGGTAGAAGGTTAGGGGAGTGAGGCTGGCGTatctccttttcttctccacTGCAACCCTAGATTGAGTGGCAGAGCActggttatgtgtgtgttttggggccAGATCCCCGTGGCTCAAATTCGATCCTGTAACAATGAGAatggtttattatttttcagatgTGTAAGGATCACTTGGGATGAAGAAACAGAGGAGACACTTTTATTCAGCTTTCGATTTCGTTCACACAGACtggaaaagacaagaagaacTATCAAAGTTGAAAGGGTGGAATTAGTTAACTCCAGTTTGGTGTTGTACTATCCTCTGTAGATACAACAGTACAAGGAAGACAATatgtaagttaaaaaaaaaagtcaatgctAATTAGCCTTTATTCTATTTGACAGAAATCCTCATTCTTAGATGGATCCGTCGACCAATCAGATTGCTCAtataaaactggaaaaaaaaacctgataaaATACTTGATTATGGTTTTGTTGAAAAGAGTCAGGAAAACAAATAGAGTCCAAATAGAGCATACTATAAGCTGGGATCTGAAACCCTGGAGTCACAAGTATGTTGTGCTTAACTGAGCCATCGGACATGTGTTAGCTTTTTAAGAGGGTGCATTGCTTTCTGTCGTCAGCTGGGATTGATTTCAGGACAATGTCCCGTGGACATTGAAACCTTTTGCTTGGGTACATCTTAATTATTCAATGTATTGTTTATTCCCCTGTAGCACTAATCCACAGTGTCAAACTAAATGCGAAGTTTTTTATGACTTCTTATCGTCATTACAGTGCTCTTGAATCAGATACAGCTATCTATAATAATGTCCTCAAGTCTTTTGTGTTGCCAAGCATTAATGACTATCTGTATTGATCACTTCGCTCTCCTCTGTGACCAAATTCATTGCCAAACATGACAGAGTCCCACATGTGttaaaagatgatgatgaaaaatgcaATGTGATGCAATGATCAAAGAAGTCGATGTAATATCATTTCCATAATCGTTAGGCTCCACCGTCGTCTGTCATGGATATGGGGGTGTTTGATGCTTGGGCAGGTCTCTTAATTAGCCATCCTCACCATCAGCTGTCTGCCGCCCCTTCTGTCTCACAAATTACCAAGTTTGTCGTTGTCGTATGGCCAGAGGACAAAATGGGGGTTATTTTTCCAAGAGGTCCTTTCTGCTTACGAGCAGCACGTCAGTCCACATTTAAGTTTTAAACAGGAAGAAGGATGCAGGCATGGAGATCTGGTCTGTTCAGGTCTGTTCAACAAGTTCATGTGTGCATTTATGTTACACTTTGTAGTTGTAGATGTGAATTGTTACACATAACTTGTGACTGTATGTTAGTGTGTGCTTTATGTGCTCCTtatagatgggggggggggggctgcaacATTTCAAAGAGGAGGCCTAAATGTTCCACTTTATCCCCCATATGGAACCTGTGCCCCTTGAATCACCAAGTTCATcctatgatgtgtgtgtgtgtgtgtgcgtgtgtgtgtgtgtgtgtgtgtgtgtgtgtgtgtgtatgtgactgTCTAGCAGTTATAAacctttgtttaattttttttttttttttttgcaaaattctTTGGCTCTGAATCTGGCAGGAGGGGTTAGCCCTCAGCTAGACCTTTCATTTTTATACGCTGCACACTCCATTAAAAAGACGAGGGAGTAAGTAAAAACACGGCGCTCCTCGAACTTGGATTTAGATatgcctcccccctccccccccaaacaaaacaacatcccGCAAGAATATTGGCAACTGAGGAGAGAAAAGTGATGTTGAATTTCACACGACAGTGTTTATACGCATTTGAACTACTAGTGCGTTTTCGTGGCCAGATCCGAGGGTTGACATGCACCTGTGTCTCTGGTCCCCTCTCCTACAGCATCAATGCTTTGCACAGATATCACCCAAATCTTTTCCCCACATGTGGCACCTTACTTCACTCACAGATCTCACTTCTCCTCTCACAGCAGCCTCACTGGTAAAATTAGGAGCTACAGTAATCACCATGCCATGCCCCATAATACACATCACTCACACACCCATCCACTCATCCCTTTGAGCTGATGCCGTTGGTTCTGTTGCCAAAGCAGCACCAGAGGTATGAATATTGCAGAGGTGGTGTGAAGCCCTCTGGTTTCattccatcagtgtgtgtgattggagGAGGGAGAAGTTAATGATATGTTGTATATTGAGAAAGATCAAAATGTGATGTTGATGTGAAGATGAATGGATATCAGACCTTAATATTTATCCAAGAtttatttatactgtttatgaCCATTTGTTGAAAACTTACTTTTTAACAGTCTGGTACATCTGGATGTCACCATTCTTTCCTTTGCCCTCCTAAATTTGCTGCAGAAAAAGATTTGATctaattatttttgtgaaatcatATCAAGCGGAAATTTTAAAGACATTGGGGAAATAGAAATGGAAATAGAAATGCAAAACCTTTGAGTTTGTTTTACAGAAATGGCAGCTTGTTATCTATACCATCCCTCAACATCTCCTTCTTATCTTCCCTCTGTTTTCAGGTCATGGAGCGCCTTTTCCAGAAAGGTTTCAGTGTGGCGGCGTCCTGTGGCGGTGGCGTAGACTCGTCCCAGTTCAGCGAGTACGTGTTGTGTCGTGAGGATCGGCGAAGTCTGTCCATCAACACTCCCATCAGGATAAAACAGGAACCCCTGGACTAAAGCATTCCAGGAGAGGAACTGATTGACCCCCCACTCCACTACACCTTCCATCTTCTCACATCAcccttcctgctcctgcccccTTCATGCCTTAACAGAACCACAACCACAACCTTCCCAACATACCTAAGTATTAGTAGAGGCTTGTTTACCTCATCAGCTCTGCAGAACTCTAAGGGGAATGTAGTaacaaacaaaggaaaaaacatcaacaacaaaaggTTTTGATTACGATAAATAACATTCAAAGAATTGGGGACTGCGATGAAAGCATCAGCAAACGGACTCAAAAGAAGCTCACTTGAACCAAGAGATCAACCGGGCCCCCCTTGAACTTCACAGCACTCCATCCACACCCACTCACCTTTCTTCCCTTCTTCTCACAAATGTGTCATTCACTTCTGTGTTCGTTTGAGGCCCGCATTTTCCAGGCCTGGCCTTTCGTAAGTCTATGAAGTTTGGCAGAGGGGACAACGTGAAGGATGACATGAATAGGAAATAATCCCGTCTCCCCCAAAAGGCCTCAATTCCCCAGACCCTGCAGCACTCCAAACCCCATCCCACCTCACTCCACAAGCCTCGCTGCAGACGGCAGGGTCTCATTGAAAGCAGCATTGTTTGTCAAACTGaatgtttattaaatttttattgttgtttcttAAGTATGTTCTTGCTCCTTTTGCTGTTCTTATCATGACATGGTGTaaacaaaaattattaataGGATAAATTTTAAtgtctcttttttccttttccaatATGAAGGATGTATGAAAATTGTATTCATTAGGCTTTTAAAGCTTGTGAGGGAGCATTTCTTGGCAGTAGCTGCAGAAACTCAGATGTCTGCAGGCTATGTGGCTAAAGCAATCTGGCTGGCAGTGCATTCATAGCCGGAAAAAGTCCCATTGTTCAAACCGGGATGGAAGAGAACCTGAATGTTTCAACATTGTTTATAGTCAAATGTGTAGCACACATGAAAAAAGTGCTCTGGAATTTCTGCTTATTAGCTCTAAAACATATCCCTGAATGGATTCTCTTCCATGAGCGCAGACCTTTGCTTGCATTTAACTACATTTTAAGAGAGTTTGGAAACTTTGAGATTCAGGTTGAGGTTGCACAAGCTCAAAGTGTATTTCAGTTTTGTAGACTTAGAATATTCAAGACCAGAGGACCAAAACGGAGAGCCGACGTTTACCAGTATGTCTCACGATCAGCAAGAGATGTActctaaatgtttttctttgcacTTAAACATTTCCAAAAGAGATTCCCTGATCCACTAAACACTCCTCTGAATCTGGTCACCAGTGCTAGTGGAACCtttaattttcctgttttttaacACTCCTTAAAACAGGCCTAGCAACAGAACACATACGATTGGCGCCGAAAGGAAATAAGGTGCTTAttttgttgattgtacaaacaTGGAAACATCATGTGTTTTTACAAGTTATTTAGCAGGAGATGACacaattcattattcaaaacTGTATGAGGGGCACCAACATTTGTTCCTCCAGACCTCTAATCCTGGTATTTCTGTTCAGGATCCCATCAAACAAAGTTTGACAAAGTCTTGTTTCAATAGTGTCACTTCGAGGTCAAGCTTAATTCAATGGTTTTCCTCTCGTGTGTACGGCAGAACCCAACATGAACTGTACCCCATCGTAGACATGTTATTCACCAAGAGGCCAGTGTGCAGCATTTACTCTATCCTGCTCTCattcttttggttttttggttttattctcAACATTTCTGGATCAAAGACCGAAAGAAGAGAAGTTTTCATGCTTTATATTTGTGAGTAACTTACAGATGCTGTTTCTTCCATTCCAAAAGAGTGATTAAAAGAGACGCCCATTCTGATCTTTGCAGGCTCTGGCAGTTGTTCGACTTTAACTGGGGTTGTTTTTATAAACTGCTTGTCAATTAAAAATGGGCGTTAGTGCTTCTGACCACGTTGTGTGAGTATCTGGTCTCTTTGGATGGCTGCTGGTTAAACGAGGCCAATAAGTGCATAAAGATGAGCTGGGTTTAAGTGTAGCTCCCAGACCAGAGTGCTCCTGCCTGGAGCTCCCTCTTTTACAATCAAGCCCATCTTTGTTGCGACCTGCCAGTGGCCTGCGCCTTTGCATCCAGTCGCCTCAAAGGGAATGGTCAACCAGGGCTTTCATGTGCCGAGGCATGTTGGGCTTCTCAAAGCACACCACACACCCCCTCCCTTTGCCTTCCTGAAGGCTCTCAGCTCACTGGTGACAGTAGAAACTAGGGCTGCACCCCCTCCTGCTGTGTCATCCCCCTGTTCTGGTTTTcaaaacgccccccccccatgctgtgGCTCACTGGACCACACCACAGTAAACCAAACAAACTGATGAGTCAAATCTGAGCGCTCTCAGATCATGCTCTGCAGCCAGGCGACTAATCCTTTGATGCAGTTGATCTGAGTTGTGGAAGCCCGTCTGGGATGGTACTTCAGCATGATCAATGTTGTATTAAACACATCTGCAAGAATAACATTTTCTTCAGGGAAGTTGGAAATCACAGAATGGGCTTTTAACAGCTCTGGAGAGCTAAGAGGTGATGTACATATGAATAGAGTTCACCATTTGTTTTATGCTTACAGTGAGAAAAAagtgaacaaaagttgaaattttgtgtttctctgtctgcaATAATCAAACCTGGGGTTCCCCTTTCAACTAAGCGGCAGGTGAACTGCAGAGTAAGACAAACTCAAGAGAAGCTTCACTGACATGTTTGCACATGCAGCCCTTTCAGATGAAGTATTGGTCAGTGTTTCAGCCACCTCACATGGCATTCACTCCTCCTCTGAGGCGGGTCAGTTGTAAAGTTATTGTATAGTGAATTATCAGGACTCTGGGTTTTACGGGACCCTTGTGTTTTTAAGAGACCTCTGTtcacaaaaagaatgaaaagaattcAAAGCATTGCATTGTGTACATACAGATTACAGAATTTCATAGGGTATCATAAGGTGCAAATGTGTATTatttaaagtgtttaaaaaacaattagACTGTGGTATTAAAGGGCATGTGTTCATTTACAGTGTCTCCATTTGACTTTTCTTGCATATTTGAGATAATAAAAGGATGTATTGTATATCTGACGTGTATCTCATTGCTCTTCggtcaattttaaaaaattgagtcTTGAAAGATAATGGATGAAACCTGGTAAATCTTCCTAGCATCCACCCTGACTAGCTACTAAAGGTTACACCAATTCATTCTGCTTTGCAAAGGTCGAAGGTCATCTTCAGGGTTGTTCCCAGATAGGCCTTGTACAGCTCCAGAGGGACTGGGGAATAGGCCAGGgtgttgtaaaaataaaacaaccgaTATGCTCTACCCTAATATTTTACACTGAGTTAAACACTTTGGTCTTTTGAAAAATGCTTCTGCTTAATTAGCAGCAGAAACCTAGGGGGAGTTTTCCAAGTTGAGCACGAGCGCTTCACTCAGTTTGTACTTAGCATGCGCAATGTTAGAAATGGAAATGAAGCAGGCTGAATTAGCAGTTGACTTAGGTAAAACCATCTTTCAGAAACATAACAgctttaatataattattttggGAGGAATGAAATGAGAGAAACATATTACTTAGTTATTAAGTCATTTTAgagtacaatatttttttaattgctttaaAGGCTCC
Protein-coding regions in this window:
- the LOC137600995 gene encoding BTB/POZ domain-containing protein kctd15 isoform X2, producing MYKEGRSMSRLSLTRSPVSPLAAQGIPLPAQLTKANAPVHIDVGGHMYTSSLATLTKYPDSRISRLFNGTEPIVLDSLKQHYFIDRDGEIFRYILSFLRTSKLLLPDDFKDFHLLYEEARYYQLTPMIKELERWKQEREQRRLAQPCDCLVVRVTPDLGERIALSGEKVLIEEIFPETGDVMCNSVNAGWNQDPTHVIRFPLNGYCRLNSVQVMERLFQKGFSVAASCGGGVDSSQFSEYVLCREDRRSLSINTPIRIKQEPLD
- the LOC137600995 gene encoding BTB/POZ domain-containing protein kctd15 isoform X1, yielding MFETEGRSMSRLSLTRSPVSPLAAQGIPLPAQLTKANAPVHIDVGGHMYTSSLATLTKYPDSRISRLFNGTEPIVLDSLKQHYFIDRDGEIFRYILSFLRTSKLLLPDDFKDFHLLYEEARYYQLTPMIKELERWKQEREQRRLAQPCDCLVVRVTPDLGERIALSGEKVLIEEIFPETGDVMCNSVNAGWNQDPTHVIRFPLNGYCRLNSVQVMERLFQKGFSVAASCGGGVDSSQFSEYVLCREDRRSLSINTPIRIKQEPLD